In Sulfurisphaera javensis, a single genomic region encodes these proteins:
- a CDS encoding DUF711 family protein, whose amino-acid sequence MKIRALAIFVTNFDKSRIDYYVQRLNEIKDEKIWTKRIALPPTPKDLPLDKITELLPNSRDVIFSAIHLRSNDKRVKDISNILQTSKSLYASILLSKVEDSKEIANFIYSLEPEIATRIAVLIYDDFLLTPYFPVGSANTIADSLAISVLYAKDYLEGKINKSIAEANEFGIKYSKQLQLRYLGIDISLSPWMNESVAEIIENKSGKLFSHGNTYAVFQINREIFNIAWQLKVTPIGFSETMLPIAEDLILMKRVEEGSLKLPNLQQLTFACVAGLDMVPIPRDKDLYYNILLDSIAIQFNKRRPYGIRIIPTTGSGYIFINDYGKIPEIKTI is encoded by the coding sequence ATGAAAATAAGAGCCTTAGCAATATTTGTAACTAATTTTGATAAAAGTAGGATAGATTATTATGTACAAAGACTGAATGAAATAAAAGATGAAAAGATTTGGACAAAGAGAATTGCATTACCTCCAACTCCTAAAGATCTTCCATTAGATAAAATAACAGAGCTTTTGCCAAACTCAAGAGATGTGATATTTTCAGCAATTCATCTTAGATCTAACGATAAAAGAGTAAAAGACATTTCTAATATCTTGCAGACAAGTAAGTCATTATACGCCTCTATTCTTCTTAGTAAAGTTGAAGATTCCAAAGAAATAGCCAATTTTATCTATTCTTTAGAGCCAGAAATAGCCACAAGAATAGCTGTTTTAATTTATGATGATTTTCTTCTGACTCCTTATTTCCCCGTAGGCTCTGCAAATACAATAGCTGATTCTCTAGCAATTTCAGTACTTTACGCAAAAGATTACTTAGAAGGTAAAATTAACAAAAGCATAGCTGAAGCAAATGAATTCGGAATAAAATACTCTAAACAACTACAATTACGATATCTAGGTATTGATATATCTCTGTCACCATGGATGAATGAAAGTGTAGCTGAAATAATCGAAAATAAAAGTGGAAAGTTATTTTCGCACGGAAACACTTACGCTGTTTTCCAAATTAACAGAGAGATATTTAATATTGCATGGCAACTTAAAGTAACTCCTATAGGTTTTTCTGAAACAATGCTACCTATTGCCGAAGACCTAATTCTAATGAAAAGAGTCGAAGAAGGAAGCCTAAAATTGCCAAATCTCCAACAATTAACCTTTGCATGTGTTGCTGGTTTAGATATGGTACCAATTCCTAGAGATAAAGATCTATATTATAATATACTTTTAGATAGCATAGCAATACAATTTAATAAAAGAAGACCATATGGAATAAGAATTATTCCAACAACTGGATCAGGTTATATATTTATTAATGATTATGGCAAAATACCCGAGATTAAAACTATCTGA
- the moaA gene encoding GTP 3',8-cyclase MoaA, producing the protein MIDRFGRPIEDLRVTLTHTCNFSCFFCHMEGEDNAQGLLTPQEISLVAKVGMEYGIKSVKLTGGEPTLRRDLIEIIRELKMVGIREISMTTNGVLLRSLAWKLKEAGLDRVNISLHSLDKNLFKEITGVDALDKVIEGIKEALKAGLRPLKLNFVVTKKNITQLEKIIEFSREIGVDELHLIELHPVGLGRNVFSYHEKLESIEKILREKAEKVEIRNKHFRPRYYIGNLVIEVIKPYANPIFCAGCNRIRLTVDGKLKTCLYRQDKEIDIIDILRGNYSEDKKNELLREAYEIAIAIREPNFKFKVEPYATS; encoded by the coding sequence ATGATTGATAGATTTGGGAGACCAATAGAGGACTTAAGAGTAACATTAACACATACATGTAATTTCTCATGCTTTTTCTGCCATATGGAAGGTGAAGATAACGCTCAAGGACTGTTAACTCCACAAGAAATTTCTTTGGTTGCAAAAGTAGGAATGGAATATGGAATAAAATCCGTTAAACTGACTGGTGGTGAGCCCACTTTAAGAAGAGATCTCATAGAAATTATTAGAGAATTAAAAATGGTAGGAATTAGAGAAATATCAATGACTACTAATGGGGTACTTTTACGTTCATTAGCCTGGAAATTAAAGGAAGCTGGTCTTGATAGAGTAAATATTAGTCTTCACTCGCTAGATAAGAATTTATTTAAAGAAATCACTGGCGTTGATGCATTAGATAAAGTAATTGAAGGAATAAAGGAAGCTCTTAAAGCTGGTTTAAGACCACTAAAACTTAACTTTGTAGTTACTAAGAAGAATATTACTCAATTAGAAAAAATAATAGAATTTTCAAGAGAAATTGGTGTGGATGAGTTACATCTTATTGAACTTCACCCTGTGGGTTTAGGAAGGAACGTCTTCTCTTACCATGAAAAGTTAGAAAGCATAGAAAAAATATTGAGAGAAAAAGCAGAAAAAGTGGAAATTAGGAATAAGCATTTTAGACCTAGATATTACATAGGGAATTTAGTTATAGAAGTGATAAAGCCTTATGCAAATCCAATATTTTGTGCTGGCTGTAATAGAATAAGACTAACAGTTGACGGCAAGCTAAAAACTTGCTTATATAGGCAAGACAAAGAAATTGATATTATTGATATTTTAAGAGGCAATTATTCAGAAGATAAAAAGAATGAACTACTACGTGAGGCATATGAAATAGCAATAGCTATAAGAGAGCCTAACTTTAAATTTAAGGTAGAGCCTTATGCGACTTCATAA
- the folE gene encoding GTP cyclohydrolase I FolE, with amino-acid sequence MEETLSQEKMIEEIAKRIKEILEILGENPDREGLKETPIRVAKALIEMTSGLRTPKPQIKTFNLAEDGLSEEEDQIVLVKNIQFSSLCEHHLLPIIGKIHVAYIVGPEKKVAGFSKIIRIVNYYSSRPQIQERLVQQIADALMSSDIHPKGVMVIGDALHMCAYVRGVKDREASLLSVATRGLFKTNASLRNYVFRLLEVSKKSSLL; translated from the coding sequence ATGGAAGAGACATTAAGCCAAGAAAAAATGATCGAAGAGATTGCAAAAAGAATTAAGGAGATCCTTGAAATTTTAGGTGAAAATCCAGATAGGGAAGGATTAAAAGAAACTCCAATAAGGGTAGCAAAGGCTCTTATAGAAATGACTAGTGGTCTAAGAACACCTAAACCACAGATAAAAACGTTTAACTTAGCTGAAGATGGGCTATCAGAAGAGGAAGATCAAATAGTTCTTGTAAAGAATATACAATTTTCCTCGCTGTGTGAGCATCATTTATTACCTATTATAGGGAAAATACACGTTGCATATATTGTGGGTCCAGAGAAGAAAGTTGCAGGATTCAGTAAAATAATAAGAATTGTAAATTATTATTCTTCAAGGCCTCAAATACAAGAAAGGCTAGTCCAACAAATTGCTGATGCCTTAATGAGCAGTGATATACATCCAAAGGGAGTAATGGTTATAGGAGATGCTCTTCATATGTGTGCTTATGTGAGAGGTGTAAAAGATAGGGAAGCTAGTCTGTTGTCTGTTGCAACTAGAGGTTTGTTTAAAACTAATGCATCTCTGAGAAATTACGTATTTAGACTATTAGAAGTTTCAAAAAAGTCAAGTTTATTATAA
- a CDS encoding M24 family metallopeptidase produces MRLHKLQKILEEKNLKCAIISNTASIFYLTGYDYISTDIGNFVALVYCDGVPTLIVPLLELYRAEEKIKDIDVVAYSTTFTGDKIIKGNLKDAIFSYVHQNKIGLDIQNTSSTFYNYFNKYEIVDLSKDLSLLRAIKEPEELELIKKAGEITSASMKIAQDKLTNSEVSEKQLAGIIDMTMRSEGAEDYAFPSIVAFGENSAFPHHVPTDKIIKDGQNAVIDIGARYNNYCFDSTRTFIKGNNLEIKKIYEIVLEAQIEAIDRARDGVKAAEVDLAARNIIEKSGYGKYFIHSTGHGVGIEVHEYPPVSPTSDAELKENMVITVEPGIYLKNKFGVRIEDTIIITKKKPIVLETTFKYL; encoded by the coding sequence ATGCGACTTCATAAGCTTCAAAAAATCCTTGAAGAGAAGAACCTAAAATGTGCTATAATAAGTAATACAGCTTCTATATTTTATCTTACCGGATATGATTATATAAGCACTGATATTGGAAACTTTGTTGCACTAGTTTATTGTGATGGAGTTCCTACCCTTATAGTACCCTTATTAGAATTGTATAGAGCTGAAGAGAAAATTAAGGACATTGATGTAGTTGCATATAGTACTACATTTACGGGAGATAAAATTATAAAAGGTAATCTAAAAGATGCGATCTTTAGTTATGTTCACCAGAATAAAATAGGCCTTGACATTCAGAATACTTCTAGTACTTTTTATAATTATTTCAATAAATATGAAATAGTTGATTTATCTAAGGATCTCTCATTATTAAGGGCAATAAAAGAGCCTGAAGAGTTAGAATTAATAAAGAAAGCAGGAGAGATAACTTCTGCGTCTATGAAAATAGCTCAAGATAAACTTACTAATTCAGAAGTTTCAGAAAAACAGCTAGCCGGAATAATAGATATGACGATGAGATCCGAAGGAGCAGAGGATTATGCATTTCCTAGTATTGTAGCTTTTGGAGAGAATTCTGCTTTTCCACATCATGTGCCTACAGATAAAATTATAAAAGATGGTCAAAATGCTGTAATAGATATTGGTGCGAGATATAATAATTATTGTTTTGATAGTACTAGAACATTTATAAAGGGTAATAACTTAGAAATTAAGAAAATTTATGAAATAGTATTAGAAGCACAGATAGAAGCTATCGATAGAGCGAGGGACGGAGTTAAGGCTGCTGAAGTTGATTTGGCTGCAAGAAATATTATTGAAAAGTCTGGATATGGTAAATATTTTATTCATTCAACTGGTCATGGTGTAGGTATTGAAGTTCATGAATATCCTCCAGTTTCTCCTACTTCTGATGCAGAACTTAAAGAAAACATGGTAATAACAGTTGAACCTGGTATATATCTAAAGAATAAATTTGGCGTAAGAATAGAAGATACAATAATTATAACTAAGAAGAAACCCATTGTTCTTGAGACAACATTCAAGTATTTATAA
- a CDS encoding AbrB/MazE/SpoVT family DNA-binding domain-containing protein produces MEVRRVQKFGKSTLMVSLPAEWVKEVGLNAGESVYLEVDEDGSLKIYPPNMKLQGSPKEIKVVISNLVMPEIITRIIYGLYILGFDKIEIESKEKLFNEDLLRKIKESVRSLIGFEITVQNIDYIQIQSFLDPTKYTMNSLLNRLINNLKQMLHYLSLGIKEGSRTFLQEAIELEKEIDRLYYLALRQLILSQSNRSLAYMIGVKRIQLIGNRILIKAIEEAADEISEAANDLLALPPQDLEELKKYWSQFNDLIEQSTVIIDHAIKLLNKEDIKLINEAMEELRTLRRILIAEATKNDSINNYRLIIVIRSVNLRLYNAIRRMEPIVEIAFNRSLENTKEVIVE; encoded by the coding sequence ATGGAAGTACGTAGGGTTCAAAAATTTGGAAAATCTACATTAATGGTTTCCCTACCAGCAGAATGGGTAAAGGAAGTAGGGTTAAATGCTGGAGAAAGTGTTTACTTAGAAGTTGATGAAGATGGAAGTCTAAAAATCTATCCTCCTAATATGAAATTACAAGGATCTCCTAAAGAAATAAAAGTAGTAATTTCTAACTTAGTCATGCCAGAAATAATCACGAGAATAATATATGGACTTTACATATTAGGTTTCGACAAAATAGAAATAGAAAGTAAAGAGAAGCTTTTTAATGAGGATTTACTGAGAAAAATTAAGGAATCAGTAAGAAGCTTAATAGGATTTGAGATTACAGTCCAAAATATTGACTATATTCAAATACAATCGTTCTTGGACCCTACAAAATATACTATGAATAGCCTACTCAATAGACTTATAAATAACCTAAAACAAATGTTACATTACCTTAGTTTAGGTATTAAAGAAGGTAGTAGAACATTTCTTCAAGAAGCGATAGAATTAGAAAAAGAAATTGATAGATTGTACTATTTGGCATTAAGACAACTTATCTTATCACAATCAAATAGAAGCTTAGCTTATATGATAGGAGTAAAAAGAATACAATTAATAGGAAATAGAATATTAATAAAAGCTATAGAAGAGGCAGCCGATGAAATAAGTGAAGCAGCAAACGATTTATTAGCTTTACCACCACAAGACCTAGAAGAGCTAAAGAAATATTGGTCACAATTTAATGATTTAATTGAACAGTCAACAGTTATAATAGATCATGCTATCAAACTCCTTAATAAAGAAGATATAAAATTAATAAATGAAGCTATGGAAGAGTTAAGAACTCTTAGAAGAATATTAATAGCTGAAGCTACAAAAAATGATTCAATAAATAATTATAGATTAATTATAGTGATAAGAAGCGTAAATCTAAGGTTATATAATGCTATAAGAAGAATGGAGCCAATAGTAGAAATAGCATTCAATAGAAGTTTAGAGAATACAAAAGAAGTTATTGTTGAGTAA
- the trxA gene encoding thioredoxin, producing the protein MSEIDTLVREIAKRLEEKAEKIIKKEEVTVTITDSNIDEIITKNKVVFIDCWAPWCAPCHIYEPIYNKIAEKYKDKIVFGRLNVDENPKTADKYGVMNIPTTLIFVNGQVVDQIVGAVDESTLEDYVKKYLN; encoded by the coding sequence TTGAGTGAAATTGATACTTTAGTAAGGGAAATAGCTAAAAGACTAGAAGAAAAAGCAGAAAAAATAATAAAGAAAGAAGAAGTAACAGTAACTATAACTGACAGTAACATAGATGAAATTATAACTAAGAATAAAGTAGTGTTTATTGATTGTTGGGCACCTTGGTGCGCGCCATGTCACATATACGAACCAATATACAATAAAATAGCTGAAAAATACAAGGATAAGATAGTTTTTGGAAGATTAAATGTTGACGAGAATCCTAAGACTGCTGATAAATATGGTGTAATGAATATACCTACAACTTTAATTTTTGTTAATGGACAAGTAGTAGATCAAATAGTTGGTGCTGTAGATGAAAGCACACTAGAGGATTACGTTAAAAAATATCTAAATTAA
- a CDS encoding cysteine synthase family protein yields MEGMWPTPMLKLSLGKNVWAKLEFYNPFSHSIKDRTALFLFKEAIKRNVKSLVEATSGNTGIALSALSSIFKINFTAFIPATAPSSFKVLMKILGANVISAGNSTNELLPLVKKLSEFNGYTHLDQFHNEINVLAHYETTAKEIDKQMSSIGLKIKRIIATMGTAGHIVGIAKYFKEKYGDDLEIIGVEPAQGERIPGIKRVTEDKENKFLNMVKIDKIVEVKLKEAIEGVIDVARNDGILIGLSAGATVSAYKKIAKQDEEEVTVLIFPDDAYKYVNELGSYV; encoded by the coding sequence ATGGAAGGAATGTGGCCAACACCAATGCTTAAATTGAGTTTAGGTAAAAATGTTTGGGCTAAATTAGAGTTTTACAATCCCTTCAGTCATAGTATAAAAGATAGGACAGCACTATTCTTATTTAAGGAAGCAATAAAGAGAAACGTGAAATCTTTAGTTGAAGCCACTTCCGGCAATACTGGGATAGCACTTTCAGCTTTATCCTCAATTTTTAAGATAAATTTTACCGCTTTTATCCCAGCTACTGCTCCTTCTTCGTTTAAAGTGTTAATGAAGATATTAGGAGCAAATGTTATAAGTGCTGGTAATTCGACAAATGAGCTTTTGCCTTTAGTAAAGAAACTTAGTGAATTTAATGGTTATACTCACTTAGATCAATTTCATAACGAGATTAATGTATTAGCACATTATGAGACTACAGCAAAAGAAATAGATAAACAAATGAGTTCTATAGGATTAAAAATAAAGAGGATTATTGCTACTATGGGAACTGCGGGTCATATAGTAGGAATTGCTAAATATTTTAAAGAAAAATATGGAGATGACCTAGAAATTATAGGCGTAGAGCCAGCTCAAGGGGAAAGAATTCCAGGAATAAAAAGGGTTACTGAAGATAAAGAGAATAAATTCCTTAATATGGTTAAAATTGATAAAATTGTTGAAGTAAAATTAAAGGAAGCTATAGAAGGAGTTATAGATGTTGCTAGGAATGATGGAATTTTAATAGGTTTGAGTGCCGGGGCTACTGTTTCAGCTTATAAGAAAATTGCTAAACAAGACGAGGAGGAAGTTACTGTTTTAATATTCCCAGATGATGCGTATAAATATGTAAATGAACTAGGGAGTTACGTATGA
- the glnA gene encoding type I glutamate--ammonia ligase, whose translation MPNLPKTPEEALKFLKDNNIKWVDLQFTDLPGRLHHITIPAYEFTEDSFKTGFGKLDGSSIKGFTMIYESDMVLMPVPQTMTLIPWNQGVARVITQVFWGGGKGRFERDPRHIAEEAEKKQSEEGYVSYFGPELEFFIFDKIDLDVATPQSGTGYKIYAREAPWSKNGGFLIRYKEGYYPAPPVDQLMDIRLEAINTLVDYFGFTIEATHHEVATAGQGEIDFRYSTLVDTADKVQTLKYVVKNVAAKHGMIATFMPKPMFGDNGTGMHTHFSLWTKDGKNLMYDPNDEYAELSQIGRYIVGGILEHGRALSAIVSPTTNSYRRLIPGYEAPVYLVWSKSNRSAAIRIPSYYRGMEKAKRLEYRPPDPSCNPYLAFAAILMAALDGIKKKIDPGDPVDENVYHMSEERKKQLKIREMPRSLDEALDELESDNEFLKPVFSSSILNTYIDLKRDEAKTMQQYPHPMELYYYLDA comes from the coding sequence ATGCCAAATTTGCCTAAAACGCCAGAAGAAGCCCTAAAATTTTTGAAAGATAATAATATAAAGTGGGTGGATCTTCAATTTACTGATCTACCCGGAAGATTACACCACATAACTATCCCAGCATATGAATTTACAGAAGATTCATTCAAGACAGGATTCGGAAAACTAGATGGAAGCAGCATTAAAGGATTTACTATGATTTATGAAAGTGATATGGTATTAATGCCAGTACCTCAAACTATGACACTTATACCATGGAATCAAGGAGTAGCTAGAGTAATAACTCAAGTATTCTGGGGAGGAGGAAAAGGTAGATTTGAAAGAGATCCAAGACATATTGCCGAAGAAGCCGAGAAAAAACAATCCGAAGAAGGATATGTAAGCTATTTTGGACCAGAATTAGAATTTTTCATATTTGACAAAATTGATTTAGATGTAGCAACACCTCAAAGTGGAACAGGATATAAAATATATGCTAGAGAAGCTCCTTGGTCTAAAAATGGTGGTTTCTTAATAAGATATAAGGAAGGATACTATCCGGCACCACCAGTAGATCAATTAATGGACATAAGATTAGAAGCAATAAATACTCTTGTAGATTATTTTGGGTTTACAATTGAAGCAACTCATCATGAAGTAGCTACTGCTGGACAAGGAGAAATAGATTTCAGATACTCAACTCTAGTTGATACAGCAGATAAGGTTCAGACATTAAAATACGTTGTTAAAAATGTGGCAGCAAAGCATGGTATGATTGCAACTTTTATGCCAAAGCCTATGTTTGGAGATAACGGAACTGGAATGCATACACACTTTAGTTTATGGACAAAAGATGGTAAGAATTTAATGTATGATCCAAATGATGAATACGCTGAATTGAGCCAAATTGGCAGATATATAGTAGGAGGTATACTAGAACATGGTAGAGCATTGTCAGCCATAGTATCTCCTACAACTAACAGTTATAGAAGATTAATCCCTGGCTATGAAGCACCAGTTTACTTAGTATGGAGTAAATCAAACAGGAGTGCTGCTATAAGAATCCCATCTTATTATAGGGGTATGGAAAAGGCAAAGAGATTAGAATATAGACCACCAGACCCCTCTTGTAACCCATATTTAGCATTTGCAGCAATACTAATGGCTGCATTAGATGGTATTAAAAAGAAAATAGACCCCGGTGATCCAGTAGACGAGAATGTATATCATATGAGCGAAGAGAGAAAGAAACAATTGAAAATAAGAGAAATGCCAAGATCACTAGATGAGGCACTAGATGAGTTAGAAAGCGATAATGAATTCCTAAAACCAGTATTTAGCTCATCAATATTAAATACCTATATAGATTTGAAGAGAGATGAAGCAAAGACAATGCAACAATACCCGCATCCAATGGAACTATACTACTATTTAGATGCCTAA
- a CDS encoding MarR family transcriptional regulator, with the protein MADSKSKIIDILKRFGEVPQSELVRLSGLSKSRLSEILSDLEKQGLIERKKTLGKNLTVKLSNKFIKIGIIRAAEYPFIIPFVKSLKEKGFFVDIVIYDNGLALTKDLAEGKINAGFSPVVTQLIFKKIFDNFEIISGGAKGGGGIIGKSLCDTIGSTEMSSMEIWTLLLNPELELQSYNSPESMIYDLERRKVSAISIWEPYFTILSHKGYNVLHQFEALHCCTLAVRKELDSDLIKRIYEDSFTSFLYQKDRWIRDYSVLLNMDYPILSEAIKNYIFDYYLDLNEIKRNLRKIGILGI; encoded by the coding sequence ATGGCGGATTCAAAATCTAAGATTATAGATATTCTTAAGAGATTTGGAGAAGTTCCGCAATCAGAACTTGTTAGACTTAGTGGTTTATCTAAAAGTAGACTTTCTGAAATTTTATCCGATTTAGAGAAGCAAGGTCTTATTGAAAGGAAAAAGACATTAGGTAAAAATTTAACTGTAAAATTAAGTAATAAATTTATTAAAATAGGAATAATTAGAGCAGCAGAGTACCCATTTATTATTCCATTTGTTAAATCACTCAAAGAGAAAGGTTTCTTTGTAGATATAGTTATTTATGATAATGGTCTTGCATTGACCAAAGACTTAGCAGAAGGTAAAATAAATGCTGGTTTTTCTCCTGTTGTAACTCAATTAATTTTCAAAAAGATATTTGATAATTTTGAAATTATTAGTGGTGGGGCTAAAGGAGGAGGTGGTATTATTGGTAAATCATTATGTGACACAATAGGTTCAACAGAAATGTCTAGTATGGAAATTTGGACTTTACTATTAAATCCCGAATTAGAGTTGCAAAGTTATAATTCACCTGAAAGTATGATTTATGATCTAGAAAGAAGAAAAGTCAGTGCTATATCTATTTGGGAGCCATATTTTACTATACTTTCGCATAAAGGTTATAATGTTTTACATCAGTTTGAGGCTCTTCATTGTTGTACTCTTGCAGTTAGGAAAGAGTTAGATAGTGATTTGATTAAAAGAATTTATGAAGATTCTTTTACTTCTTTTCTTTATCAAAAAGATAGATGGATAAGAGATTATTCAGTCTTATTAAATATGGATTACCCAATTCTCTCAGAAGCTATAAAAAATTATATATTTGATTATTATTTAGATTTAAATGAAATAAAAAGAAATCTAAGAAAAATAGGTATTTTAGGCATCTAA
- a CDS encoding DsrE/DsrF/DrsH-like family protein — MQKLVILVSNNNLDAMYHALTLSLSAKALGWNVKVFVTSQAVGLFIKGSKKKFSMPFFARLFLNWQMKRLKITDADKMFEEALKEGVEFFVDEVGLKIIGAKKEDLIDGVKLSGSITFLTEAREADVVISL; from the coding sequence ATGCAAAAACTTGTAATTCTCGTTTCTAACAATAATCTTGATGCAATGTACCATGCTCTCACACTATCCTTATCAGCAAAGGCATTAGGATGGAACGTAAAAGTCTTTGTAACTTCACAAGCTGTAGGACTTTTTATAAAAGGTTCAAAAAAGAAATTCTCTATGCCTTTCTTTGCAAGACTTTTTTTAAATTGGCAAATGAAAAGATTAAAAATAACAGATGCTGACAAGATGTTTGAAGAGGCCTTGAAGGAAGGAGTAGAATTTTTTGTTGATGAGGTTGGTTTGAAAATAATAGGAGCTAAAAAAGAGGACTTAATAGATGGTGTAAAATTGTCTGGTAGTATTACTTTTTTAACTGAAGCTAGGGAAGCTGATGTGGTGATTTCTTTATGA
- a CDS encoding nicotinate phosphoribosyltransferase, whose amino-acid sequence MKFYIASEEEILSGKITDIYFERTEQTLKHLGVTNARVRMEVHSYGLPQGYKWAVFAGLEEVLRLFEGKPVDVYAMPEGTLFKEIEPVMIIEGNYLDFGVYETAFLGILRHSSSIATKAARIKSLAMDKTVLFFGLRALHPAIAPMADRAAYIGGCDGISGAFDREYFGIEPSGTMPHALMLVVGDNVKAWKAFDEAMPPNVPRIILADTFEDERTEALKAAEALKDRIYGIRLDTPSSRRGNFRKIIQEVRWTLNIHGYNNVKIIVSGGIDEEDVINLKDLVDGFGVGTSIAFPPSVDFSADIVEKYADGKWVPYTKRGKWPGAKQVYRCGPTPDNDIITLLDQKPLSEGCTPLLVKYMENGKLIRNLPSIKEIREYVLSQLKKITQQ is encoded by the coding sequence ATGAAATTTTACATTGCTTCAGAAGAGGAGATACTTTCCGGTAAAATAACCGATATTTATTTTGAAAGGACTGAGCAAACGCTTAAGCATTTAGGTGTAACTAATGCTAGAGTTAGAATGGAAGTTCACTCCTATGGTTTACCACAAGGATATAAATGGGCTGTTTTTGCTGGATTAGAGGAAGTTCTTAGACTTTTCGAAGGCAAACCAGTTGATGTATATGCTATGCCAGAGGGCACTCTTTTTAAAGAGATAGAACCGGTTATGATTATAGAAGGAAATTATCTAGACTTTGGAGTTTATGAGACAGCTTTTTTGGGTATATTAAGACACTCTTCTAGTATAGCAACTAAGGCTGCAAGAATTAAGAGTTTAGCGATGGATAAAACAGTATTATTCTTTGGGTTAAGGGCTTTACATCCTGCAATAGCTCCAATGGCTGATAGGGCAGCTTATATAGGTGGTTGTGATGGAATTTCTGGAGCATTTGATAGAGAATATTTTGGCATTGAACCATCTGGTACAATGCCTCATGCATTAATGCTTGTTGTAGGTGATAATGTAAAAGCTTGGAAAGCGTTTGATGAAGCTATGCCCCCTAACGTACCTAGAATAATTTTAGCTGATACATTTGAAGACGAAAGAACAGAGGCACTTAAAGCAGCAGAAGCCTTAAAGGATAGAATATATGGTATTAGGTTAGATACACCTTCTAGCAGAAGAGGTAACTTTAGGAAAATTATACAAGAGGTTAGATGGACTTTAAATATTCATGGTTATAATAATGTAAAGATTATAGTTAGTGGTGGAATTGACGAAGAGGACGTAATTAATTTAAAAGATTTGGTTGATGGATTTGGTGTTGGGACTAGTATAGCATTTCCTCCTAGTGTAGATTTTAGTGCTGATATAGTTGAAAAGTACGCTGATGGTAAGTGGGTTCCTTATACCAAAAGAGGTAAATGGCCTGGGGCAAAGCAAGTGTATAGATGTGGTCCTACTCCAGACAATGATATCATTACGCTTTTAGATCAAAAGCCACTTTCCGAAGGCTGTACTCCCCTTTTAGTAAAATATATGGAAAATGGAAAATTAATAAGAAATTTACCTTCAATAAAAGAAATTAGGGAGTATGTTCTTAGTCAATTGAAGAAAATTACTCAACAATAA
- a CDS encoding sulfurtransferase TusA family protein gives MIIDSDDVCPVVLVQVLRAFREAKNGEEIIVKTKWEAAVQELKRWCDETGNQYEGWEKEGSKFVIKIRVLKEK, from the coding sequence ATGATAATAGATTCAGATGATGTTTGTCCTGTAGTTCTAGTTCAAGTATTAAGAGCTTTTAGAGAAGCTAAAAATGGTGAAGAAATAATTGTTAAAACTAAATGGGAAGCAGCTGTTCAAGAATTAAAGAGGTGGTGTGATGAAACTGGAAATCAATATGAAGGATGGGAGAAAGAAGGAAGCAAGTTTGTAATAAAAATAAGAGTTTTAAAGGAAAAATAA